One window of Ailuropoda melanoleuca isolate Jingjing chromosome 3, ASM200744v2, whole genome shotgun sequence genomic DNA carries:
- the CEP72 gene encoding centrosomal protein of 72 kDa isoform X2, whose protein sequence is MSFESMAPAGPRLVLCEEKIREKSGLAPHHDLAELQSLSIPGTYQEKITHLGTSLMNLTGLKSLDLSRNSLGIQYLPALQRLNLYYNSISSVAEVLRLRSLTELTDVDFRLNPVVKNESDYRLFVVHMLPKLRQLDDRPVRDSERKASRLHFASEESLTSKQSFPAAFRVGRPCHSRALCADPSVKKCLVMDADDEAVLNLIAECEWDLSNPPGSTSSSQREREADLRSSQEPRHMLSPQSIQHQCGDSVKKGHEKRKGGSRGCGPEKRLQSQYCGELLPQCGQHVHFTPHPDSTDIEDSALSQKSSLSAQKVLNPLPASEKYRKRRVPGGRFQAPADQECLRHLERPNGSSSPEETLSRQSGSEGRSERTLSRSEVSEPEEEGPRSRSGTGEVAPRLYSAVPPVEKAALEVALLEALLDLVDRYWSGCKSLHGNEVFRAQARHVLSSVQELTTAQGSSASVCEELSYLTLENESLQKRLAEQQQQYRVKMSEAASELSNAQREVDDLRQHLDKSLEENSSLKALLFSMKKEAKNADTAATLNVQITGLQTSVKRLSGEIVELKQHLEHYDKIQELTQMLQESHSSLVTTNEHLLQELSQVRAQHKAEVEQLHWSYRELKKTMALFPHGSAGLGGC, encoded by the exons ATGTCGTTTGAAAGTATGGCGCCTGCGGGCCCCCGGCTGGTGCTGTGTGAGGAGAAGATCCGGGAGAAGAGCGGCCTGGCGCCTCACCACGATCTGG CTGAACTTCAGTCATTATCTATTCCTGGAACTTACCAAGAAAAGATTACTCACCTAGGAACTTCTTTGATGAATTTGACAGGTCTAAAATCTTTAGACCTCTCACGGAACTCCTTG GGCATTCAGTACCTGCCCGCGTTGCAGAGGCTCAATCTCTACTACAACAGCATCTCCTCGGTGGCCGAAGTGCTGCGGCTCCGCTCCTTGACGGAACTCACTGATGTGGACTTCCGGCTGAACCCTGTGGTGAAAAATGAGTCCGATTACCGCCTGTTTGTTGTGCACATGCTCCCGAAGCTCAGGCAGCTGG ATGACCGTCCCGTGAGAGACAGCGAGCGGAAAGCATCCCGGCTGCATTTTGCATCGGAGGAATCACTCACCTCAAAGCAGAGCTTCCCAGCTGCTTTCAGAGTTGGAAG ACCATGCCACTCTAGGGCCCTGTGCGCTGACCCCTCGGTCAAGAAGTGCTTGGTCATGGATGCAGATGACGAGGCGGTCCTGAACCTCATTGCTGAGTGCGAGTGGGACTTGAGCAACCCTCCTGGGAGCACAAGTTCCAGCCAGAGGGAGCGAGAGGCCGACCTCCGTAGTTCCCAAG aaccCAGACATATGTTGAGTCCTCAGTCAATACAGCACCAGTGTGGGGATTCCGTAAAGAAGGGCCATGAGAAGAGGAAAGGTGGCTCTCGAGGGTGTGGTCCAGAAAAGAGGCTTCAGAGCCAGTACTGCGGGGAGCTCCTGCCACAGTGTGGACAGCACGTGCACTTTACCCCCCACCCAG ATTCCACAGACATTGAGGACTCCGCCCTTTCTCAGAAGTCAAGTTTGTCAGCACAAAAGGTGTTAAATCCATTGCCTGCCTCTGAAAAGTACAGGAAGCGAAGAGTGCCTGGTGGGAGATTCCAGGCACCTGCAGACCAGGAGTGTCTGAGACACCTGGAGAGGCCCAACGGGTCCTCGAGCCCCGAGGAGACTCTGAGCAGGCAGAGTGGCTCGGAGGGCAGGAGCGAAAGGACCTTGTCTCGCTCAGAGGTATCGGAGCCTGAGGAGGAGGGGCCCCGCAGCAGGAGTGGCACCGGAGAG GTGGCTCCCAGACTGTACTCAGCTGTGCCGCCTGTGGAGAAGGCTGCCCTGGAGGTGGCGCTTCTGGAGGCGCTCCTCGACCTGGTGGACAGGTACTGGAGTGGCTGCAAGTCCCTGCATGGCAACGAGGTGTTCCGGG CTCAGGCAAGACATGTTTTGTCCTCTGTGCAAGAGCTCACAACAGCTCAGGGTAGTTCAGCAAGTGTGTGTGAAGAACTTAGCTACCTTACTCTGGAGAATGAATCTCTGCAGAAGCGCCTCGCTGAACAGCAGCAGCAGTACCGCGTAAAGATGAGCGAGGCGGCGTCGGAACTGAGCAACGCGCAGAGGGAGGTG GATGACTTGAGGCAACATTTAGACAAATCTTTGGAGGAGAATAGTAGCCTAAAGGCTCTTTTGTTCAGCATGAAAAAAGAAGCGAAGAATGCAGACACTGCAGCTACATTAAATGTGCAGATCACTG gacttCAAACAAGTGTGAAGAGGCTGTCCGGTGAGATTGTGGAATTAAAGCAGCACCTGGAACACTATGACAAGATCCAGGAGCTCACCCAGATGCTGCAGGAGAGCCACAG
- the CEP72 gene encoding centrosomal protein of 72 kDa isoform X1 has protein sequence MSFESMAPAGPRLVLCEEKIREKSGLAPHHDLAELQSLSIPGTYQEKITHLGTSLMNLTGLKSLDLSRNSLVSLEGIQYLPALQRLNLYYNSISSVAEVLRLRSLTELTDVDFRLNPVVKNESDYRLFVVHMLPKLRQLDDRPVRDSERKASRLHFASEESLTSKQSFPAAFRVGRPCHSRALCADPSVKKCLVMDADDEAVLNLIAECEWDLSNPPGSTSSSQREREADLRSSQEPRHMLSPQSIQHQCGDSVKKGHEKRKGGSRGCGPEKRLQSQYCGELLPQCGQHVHFTPHPDSTDIEDSALSQKSSLSAQKVLNPLPASEKYRKRRVPGGRFQAPADQECLRHLERPNGSSSPEETLSRQSGSEGRSERTLSRSEVSEPEEEGPRSRSGTGEVAPRLYSAVPPVEKAALEVALLEALLDLVDRYWSGCKSLHGNEVFRAQARHVLSSVQELTTAQGSSASVCEELSYLTLENESLQKRLAEQQQQYRVKMSEAASELSNAQREVDDLRQHLDKSLEENSSLKALLFSMKKEAKNADTAATLNVQITGLQTSVKRLSGEIVELKQHLEHYDKIQELTQMLQESHSSLVTTNEHLLQELSQVRAQHKAEVEQLHWSYRELKKTMALFPHGSAGLGGC, from the exons ATGTCGTTTGAAAGTATGGCGCCTGCGGGCCCCCGGCTGGTGCTGTGTGAGGAGAAGATCCGGGAGAAGAGCGGCCTGGCGCCTCACCACGATCTGG CTGAACTTCAGTCATTATCTATTCCTGGAACTTACCAAGAAAAGATTACTCACCTAGGAACTTCTTTGATGAATTTGACAGGTCTAAAATCTTTAGACCTCTCACGGAACTCCTTGGTGAGTCTAGAG GGCATTCAGTACCTGCCCGCGTTGCAGAGGCTCAATCTCTACTACAACAGCATCTCCTCGGTGGCCGAAGTGCTGCGGCTCCGCTCCTTGACGGAACTCACTGATGTGGACTTCCGGCTGAACCCTGTGGTGAAAAATGAGTCCGATTACCGCCTGTTTGTTGTGCACATGCTCCCGAAGCTCAGGCAGCTGG ATGACCGTCCCGTGAGAGACAGCGAGCGGAAAGCATCCCGGCTGCATTTTGCATCGGAGGAATCACTCACCTCAAAGCAGAGCTTCCCAGCTGCTTTCAGAGTTGGAAG ACCATGCCACTCTAGGGCCCTGTGCGCTGACCCCTCGGTCAAGAAGTGCTTGGTCATGGATGCAGATGACGAGGCGGTCCTGAACCTCATTGCTGAGTGCGAGTGGGACTTGAGCAACCCTCCTGGGAGCACAAGTTCCAGCCAGAGGGAGCGAGAGGCCGACCTCCGTAGTTCCCAAG aaccCAGACATATGTTGAGTCCTCAGTCAATACAGCACCAGTGTGGGGATTCCGTAAAGAAGGGCCATGAGAAGAGGAAAGGTGGCTCTCGAGGGTGTGGTCCAGAAAAGAGGCTTCAGAGCCAGTACTGCGGGGAGCTCCTGCCACAGTGTGGACAGCACGTGCACTTTACCCCCCACCCAG ATTCCACAGACATTGAGGACTCCGCCCTTTCTCAGAAGTCAAGTTTGTCAGCACAAAAGGTGTTAAATCCATTGCCTGCCTCTGAAAAGTACAGGAAGCGAAGAGTGCCTGGTGGGAGATTCCAGGCACCTGCAGACCAGGAGTGTCTGAGACACCTGGAGAGGCCCAACGGGTCCTCGAGCCCCGAGGAGACTCTGAGCAGGCAGAGTGGCTCGGAGGGCAGGAGCGAAAGGACCTTGTCTCGCTCAGAGGTATCGGAGCCTGAGGAGGAGGGGCCCCGCAGCAGGAGTGGCACCGGAGAG GTGGCTCCCAGACTGTACTCAGCTGTGCCGCCTGTGGAGAAGGCTGCCCTGGAGGTGGCGCTTCTGGAGGCGCTCCTCGACCTGGTGGACAGGTACTGGAGTGGCTGCAAGTCCCTGCATGGCAACGAGGTGTTCCGGG CTCAGGCAAGACATGTTTTGTCCTCTGTGCAAGAGCTCACAACAGCTCAGGGTAGTTCAGCAAGTGTGTGTGAAGAACTTAGCTACCTTACTCTGGAGAATGAATCTCTGCAGAAGCGCCTCGCTGAACAGCAGCAGCAGTACCGCGTAAAGATGAGCGAGGCGGCGTCGGAACTGAGCAACGCGCAGAGGGAGGTG GATGACTTGAGGCAACATTTAGACAAATCTTTGGAGGAGAATAGTAGCCTAAAGGCTCTTTTGTTCAGCATGAAAAAAGAAGCGAAGAATGCAGACACTGCAGCTACATTAAATGTGCAGATCACTG gacttCAAACAAGTGTGAAGAGGCTGTCCGGTGAGATTGTGGAATTAAAGCAGCACCTGGAACACTATGACAAGATCCAGGAGCTCACCCAGATGCTGCAGGAGAGCCACAG
- the CEP72 gene encoding centrosomal protein of 72 kDa isoform X3, with amino-acid sequence MSFESMAPAGPRLVLCEEKIREKSGLAPHHDLAELQSLSIPGTYQEKITHLGTSLMNLTGLKSLDLSRNSLVSLEGIQYLPALQRLNLYYNSISSVAEVLRLRSLTELTDVDFRLNPVVKNESDYRLFVVHMLPKLRQLDDRPVRDSERKASRLHFASEESLTSKQSFPAAFRVGRPCHSRALCADPSVKKCLVMDADDEAVLNLIAECEWDLSNPPGSTSSSQREREADLRSSQEPRHMLSPQSIQHQCGDSVKKGHEKRKGGSRGCGPEKRLQSQYCGELLPQCGQHVHFTPHPDSTDIEDSALSQKSSLSAQKVLNPLPASEKYRKRRVPGGRFQAPADQECLRHLERPNGSSSPEETLSRQSGSEGRSERTLSRSEVSEPEEEGPRSRSGTGEVAPRLYSAVPPVEKAALEVALLEALLDLVDRYWSGCKSLHGNEVFRAQARHVLSSVQELTTAQGSSASVCEELSYLTLENESLQKRLAEQQQQYRVKMSEAASELSNAQREVDDLRQHLDKSLEENSSLKALLFSMKKEAKNADTAATLNVQITGLQTSVKRLSGEIVELKQHLEHYDKIQELTQMLQESHRS; translated from the exons ATGTCGTTTGAAAGTATGGCGCCTGCGGGCCCCCGGCTGGTGCTGTGTGAGGAGAAGATCCGGGAGAAGAGCGGCCTGGCGCCTCACCACGATCTGG CTGAACTTCAGTCATTATCTATTCCTGGAACTTACCAAGAAAAGATTACTCACCTAGGAACTTCTTTGATGAATTTGACAGGTCTAAAATCTTTAGACCTCTCACGGAACTCCTTGGTGAGTCTAGAG GGCATTCAGTACCTGCCCGCGTTGCAGAGGCTCAATCTCTACTACAACAGCATCTCCTCGGTGGCCGAAGTGCTGCGGCTCCGCTCCTTGACGGAACTCACTGATGTGGACTTCCGGCTGAACCCTGTGGTGAAAAATGAGTCCGATTACCGCCTGTTTGTTGTGCACATGCTCCCGAAGCTCAGGCAGCTGG ATGACCGTCCCGTGAGAGACAGCGAGCGGAAAGCATCCCGGCTGCATTTTGCATCGGAGGAATCACTCACCTCAAAGCAGAGCTTCCCAGCTGCTTTCAGAGTTGGAAG ACCATGCCACTCTAGGGCCCTGTGCGCTGACCCCTCGGTCAAGAAGTGCTTGGTCATGGATGCAGATGACGAGGCGGTCCTGAACCTCATTGCTGAGTGCGAGTGGGACTTGAGCAACCCTCCTGGGAGCACAAGTTCCAGCCAGAGGGAGCGAGAGGCCGACCTCCGTAGTTCCCAAG aaccCAGACATATGTTGAGTCCTCAGTCAATACAGCACCAGTGTGGGGATTCCGTAAAGAAGGGCCATGAGAAGAGGAAAGGTGGCTCTCGAGGGTGTGGTCCAGAAAAGAGGCTTCAGAGCCAGTACTGCGGGGAGCTCCTGCCACAGTGTGGACAGCACGTGCACTTTACCCCCCACCCAG ATTCCACAGACATTGAGGACTCCGCCCTTTCTCAGAAGTCAAGTTTGTCAGCACAAAAGGTGTTAAATCCATTGCCTGCCTCTGAAAAGTACAGGAAGCGAAGAGTGCCTGGTGGGAGATTCCAGGCACCTGCAGACCAGGAGTGTCTGAGACACCTGGAGAGGCCCAACGGGTCCTCGAGCCCCGAGGAGACTCTGAGCAGGCAGAGTGGCTCGGAGGGCAGGAGCGAAAGGACCTTGTCTCGCTCAGAGGTATCGGAGCCTGAGGAGGAGGGGCCCCGCAGCAGGAGTGGCACCGGAGAG GTGGCTCCCAGACTGTACTCAGCTGTGCCGCCTGTGGAGAAGGCTGCCCTGGAGGTGGCGCTTCTGGAGGCGCTCCTCGACCTGGTGGACAGGTACTGGAGTGGCTGCAAGTCCCTGCATGGCAACGAGGTGTTCCGGG CTCAGGCAAGACATGTTTTGTCCTCTGTGCAAGAGCTCACAACAGCTCAGGGTAGTTCAGCAAGTGTGTGTGAAGAACTTAGCTACCTTACTCTGGAGAATGAATCTCTGCAGAAGCGCCTCGCTGAACAGCAGCAGCAGTACCGCGTAAAGATGAGCGAGGCGGCGTCGGAACTGAGCAACGCGCAGAGGGAGGTG GATGACTTGAGGCAACATTTAGACAAATCTTTGGAGGAGAATAGTAGCCTAAAGGCTCTTTTGTTCAGCATGAAAAAAGAAGCGAAGAATGCAGACACTGCAGCTACATTAAATGTGCAGATCACTG gacttCAAACAAGTGTGAAGAGGCTGTCCGGTGAGATTGTGGAATTAAAGCAGCACCTGGAACACTATGACAAGATCCAGGAGCTCACCCAGATGCTGCAGGAGAGCCACAG